A portion of the Mesobacillus jeotgali genome contains these proteins:
- a CDS encoding ABC transporter permease → MDDVMDLSFWQLAAAYIFILILIVIVRVRGIPREKEILLATARMSLQLILVGYLLVYLFDNPNPFYTLLIIAIMQIFAIYNVYKRTKHPLGDMMKKYIALAMAIGILTSLFFFILFVLNVTPWYEPRYFIPIAGMIIGNSMTGISLGVNNLISGFEANKEQIEGALMLGATPKHAAKKVVNQAFDAAMLPTINSMVGMGIIFLPGMMTGQILSGTSPIVAVEYQIAIMLGIVGSVSLTVILYLQLAYKSFFNDRLQLVMKEKKK, encoded by the coding sequence ATGGATGATGTTATGGATTTGAGCTTTTGGCAGCTTGCTGCTGCCTACATTTTCATCCTGATTTTAATCGTGATTGTCAGGGTCCGCGGGATTCCTCGTGAAAAAGAAATCCTGCTGGCAACTGCCCGGATGTCGCTGCAGCTCATCCTTGTGGGATATCTGCTCGTCTATCTGTTTGACAACCCGAACCCCTTTTATACCTTGTTGATCATTGCCATCATGCAAATTTTCGCCATCTATAATGTCTACAAAAGGACAAAGCATCCGCTTGGCGACATGATGAAAAAGTATATCGCTTTAGCCATGGCAATCGGCATCCTGACAAGTTTGTTCTTTTTCATTCTCTTCGTCCTTAACGTCACGCCGTGGTATGAGCCTCGTTATTTCATCCCAATTGCCGGGATGATTATTGGGAACTCGATGACGGGCATTTCACTTGGGGTGAACAATCTAATATCAGGCTTTGAAGCGAACAAAGAACAAATTGAAGGTGCATTAATGCTTGGGGCAACTCCAAAGCACGCTGCAAAAAAAGTCGTCAACCAGGCCTTTGATGCAGCGATGCTGCCGACGATCAACTCGATGGTCGGCATGGGGATCATATTCCTCCCCGGCATGATGACAGGGCAAATCCTGTCCGGAACGTCGCCCATCGTAGCGGTGGAATATCAGATCGCGATTATGCTAGGCATCGTCGGAAGCGTGTCGCTGACAGTGATTCTGTATTTGCAGCTCGCATACAAATCCTTTTTCAATGATCGATTACAATTAGTTATGAAGGAGAAAAAGAAATGA
- a CDS encoding ABC transporter ATP-binding protein, with amino-acid sequence MFELKDVKVDGIIHVDTLTIPGNQFTCITGPSGSGKSTLLRMLNDLSSPDQGEILFKNKAISTINPLQLRRTVGMVPQAPVIFDGSIEDNLQIGLAFSEKEPASKKDIEELLQLFLLDKRLDEEADHLSGGEKQRLSWARVMLLDPEVFLLDEPTSALDEDTARTVLLRFLEYVRKHSKTVIMITHSKELAEIVAENKIDMSRYSIEGGME; translated from the coding sequence TTGTTTGAACTTAAAGATGTAAAAGTGGACGGGATTATCCATGTTGACACCTTAACCATTCCAGGCAATCAGTTCACCTGCATCACCGGTCCAAGCGGCAGCGGAAAATCAACCTTGCTGCGAATGCTGAATGACCTATCCAGCCCTGATCAGGGAGAGATTCTTTTTAAAAATAAAGCCATCAGCACAATAAATCCCCTTCAACTAAGAAGAACGGTTGGAATGGTGCCCCAGGCTCCAGTCATTTTTGACGGCAGCATTGAGGATAATCTGCAGATTGGCCTCGCTTTTTCCGAAAAAGAGCCAGCGAGCAAAAAGGACATAGAAGAATTGCTTCAGCTGTTTCTGCTGGATAAGCGGTTGGATGAAGAAGCAGACCACCTTTCCGGAGGTGAAAAACAGCGGCTTTCCTGGGCAAGGGTGATGCTTCTTGATCCCGAGGTTTTTCTGCTGGACGAGCCGACCTCTGCATTGGATGAGGATACGGCCAGGACTGTTTTGCTGCGATTCCTTGAATATGTTAGGAAGCACTCCAAAACGGTCATTATGATTACCCATTCGAAGGAGCTTGCTGAGATTGTTGCCGAAAATAAGATTGATATGTCACGTTATTCGATTGAAGGCGGAATGGAATGA
- a CDS encoding PadR family transcriptional regulator, whose amino-acid sequence MEDKVLRKLFLGFIHIHILHHAKEQPIFGLWMLEELKEHGYTISAGTLYPILHSMESDGLLLKEERNVEGKIRKYYRTTEKGSSVLDEARKKAYELFKEIKD is encoded by the coding sequence ATGGAGGACAAGGTTTTAAGGAAATTGTTTCTTGGATTCATCCATATTCATATTTTGCACCATGCGAAGGAACAGCCGATTTTTGGACTGTGGATGCTCGAGGAGCTTAAGGAACATGGGTATACGATCAGCGCAGGCACCCTGTATCCGATTCTCCACTCGATGGAATCGGACGGCCTTCTTTTAAAAGAAGAAAGAAATGTTGAAGGGAAAATCCGAAAATATTACCGGACGACAGAGAAAGGCAGCAGTGTGCTGGACGAAGCCCGTAAAAAGGCTTATGAATTGTTCAAGGAAATCAAGGATTGA
- a CDS encoding nitrite reductase: MEATEKTIKLAVNGGIGFGSKLNARQLLVLAKYMEEDQELELTTFQQLYIEIPESRKDEALAEFEQAGLSCYPVGSFVKSLRTCNFCKGAEEEGMPVAIELNKRMAGKPVPFTLKPAYTGCPVGCGEPLINDIGIMKIKDGYNLYAGGKSKGQDAAAGTMLFENLTPDELYQKVDRLIEIYSEQGRKREQMHKFISRFEKDELMELLN, translated from the coding sequence TTGGAAGCGACAGAGAAAACAATCAAGCTGGCGGTTAACGGAGGGATTGGTTTTGGATCCAAGCTGAACGCCAGACAACTGCTCGTCCTGGCAAAGTATATGGAAGAAGATCAGGAATTGGAACTGACAACATTCCAGCAACTGTATATTGAAATACCGGAAAGCCGGAAAGACGAGGCGTTGGCTGAGTTTGAACAGGCGGGACTCAGCTGTTATCCGGTCGGAAGCTTTGTGAAAAGCCTGCGAACCTGCAATTTTTGCAAGGGAGCTGAGGAGGAAGGCATGCCGGTCGCGATTGAACTCAATAAAAGAATGGCCGGCAAACCCGTACCTTTCACGCTTAAGCCAGCATATACCGGCTGCCCGGTTGGCTGCGGCGAACCGCTGATCAACGACATCGGGATCATGAAGATTAAAGATGGATACAATTTGTATGCAGGCGGCAAGTCAAAAGGTCAGGATGCCGCTGCAGGAACTATGCTGTTCGAAAATCTAACACCTGACGAACTTTATCAAAAGGTCGACAGATTGATAGAAATCTATAGTGAACAAGGAAGAAAGCGCGAACAGATGCACAAATTCATCAGCCGATTTGAAAAAGATGAGCTCATGGAGCTTTTGAATTAG
- a CDS encoding YncE family protein, protein MSRMNVKIISVLASVGIALAGCGSTATKEAEKPAVNAAKQEHTVERFYFTANEGGTISKVSATDNKVAATIKADGVVHNIQLSPDGKVVAATLIPETGHSHGGHEEKTPGKVVFFDAFTNQLLKTVEVGNHPAHVVYSEDGKYVLATNNEDNTVSVINAATYDLVKTVPTGKGPHGFRISADSKFAYIANMGEDTVSAINLETFKEERIKTGNTPVTTGITRDGKTLAVTLFAESSLAIVNVETKEIVKVKVGNGPAQVYIGPDDKFAYVANQGTEESPSNSLSIVDLETKKVVEEIETGNGAHGVTVSSDGKFAYVTNMFDNTVSVIDLESKHVNTIDVGEIPNGITIMD, encoded by the coding sequence ATGAGTCGTATGAATGTAAAAATCATTAGTGTATTAGCATCTGTTGGTATAGCTCTGGCGGGGTGCGGATCAACAGCCACCAAGGAGGCAGAAAAGCCTGCAGTAAATGCAGCCAAACAGGAACATACTGTGGAAAGGTTCTATTTTACGGCGAATGAGGGCGGGACCATCAGCAAGGTTTCTGCAACAGACAATAAAGTGGCTGCAACCATCAAGGCGGATGGTGTTGTCCATAATATCCAGCTGTCCCCTGACGGTAAAGTTGTTGCTGCTACTCTCATTCCGGAGACAGGGCACAGCCATGGCGGTCACGAAGAAAAAACACCAGGGAAAGTAGTATTCTTTGATGCTTTTACAAACCAACTTTTAAAAACGGTTGAAGTCGGGAATCATCCGGCGCATGTGGTGTATTCAGAGGATGGAAAATACGTATTGGCAACAAACAACGAAGATAACACGGTTTCGGTAATCAATGCAGCAACCTATGACCTGGTAAAAACTGTTCCAACCGGCAAGGGCCCCCATGGGTTCAGGATTTCGGCAGACAGCAAATTTGCCTATATTGCCAATATGGGAGAGGACACGGTAAGTGCAATTAATCTGGAAACATTTAAAGAAGAAAGAATCAAAACTGGCAATACCCCTGTGACGACCGGAATTACAAGGGATGGAAAGACCCTTGCGGTGACCCTATTCGCTGAAAGTTCCCTGGCCATAGTCAATGTGGAGACAAAAGAGATTGTGAAGGTGAAAGTTGGCAATGGACCTGCGCAGGTATATATAGGTCCGGATGACAAATTTGCCTATGTCGCCAATCAGGGAACAGAGGAATCTCCATCGAATTCACTTTCAATAGTAGACCTCGAAACAAAGAAGGTTGTCGAGGAAATCGAAACAGGGAATGGAGCGCATGGTGTAACTGTCAGCAGTGATGGTAAGTTTGCCTATGTAACCAATATGTTTGACAATACCGTCAGTGTGATAGACCTTGAAAGTAAGCATGTAAACACAATCGACGTCGGGGAAATACCAAACGGCATCACAATCATGGACTGA